A single genomic interval of Panthera uncia isolate 11264 chromosome A1 unlocalized genomic scaffold, Puncia_PCG_1.0 HiC_scaffold_17, whole genome shotgun sequence harbors:
- the LOC125935256 gene encoding 60S ribosomal protein L27-like, with protein sequence MFRFLSTFALERRFYYSVKWLVLRWAGVRKVVPVWTRHYSGHKAVIVKNIDDGISDHPYSHALVAGIDCYPCKVTAAMDKKKITKRSKIKSFVKVYNYSHFMPIRHSVDILWDKTVGKKDVFRVLALKCKAQQEAKIKFKERYKISKNKWSFQKLWF encoded by the exons ATGTTCAGATTTTTATCCACATTTGCTTTAGAACGAAGGTTCTACTACTCAGTGAAG TGGCTGGTGTTGAGATGGGCTGGTGTCAGGAAGGTGGTGCCAGTCTGGACCAGACACTATTCTGGACACAAAGCGGTCATTGTGAAGAACATTGATGATGGCATCTCAGACCATCCCTACAGCCATGCCCTGGTGGCTGGAATTGACTGCTATCCCTGCAAAGTGACCGCTGCCATGGACAAGAAGAAAATCACCAAAAGGTCAAAGATCAAGTCTTTTGTGAAAGTTTATAACTACAGTCACTTCATGCCCATAAGGCACTCTGTGGATATCCTCTGGGACAAGACTGTGGGCAAGAAGGATGTCTTCAGAGTCCTTGCTCTTAAATGCAAGGCCCAACAAGAGGCCAAGATCAAGTTCAAGGAGAGGTACAAGATCAGCAAGAACAAATGGTCCTTCCAAAAGCTGTGGTTTTAG